A genomic region of Metopolophium dirhodum isolate CAU chromosome 1, ASM1992520v1, whole genome shotgun sequence contains the following coding sequences:
- the LOC132953803 gene encoding uncharacterized protein LOC132953803 — MGASTIRDITKSTCEQIWNILQPLFMAIKQEDDWIKIADQFYTRTNFPNIIGAIDGKHIRMIQPEHSGTSYFNYKKFFSCVLMAWTDADYKFVYIDVGSYGTASDSEIFKTSEMGKRLSENQLNIPSGRHLPNDDDGNVIPFSVVGDKAFGLGNHILRPYAKRNLNYTKRIFNYRHTRARRVVECTFGILANKWRIFHRPIDVNIDFCVRIIKACCVLHNYVRIKDGVKFTDTLYNCPMDNLSIINENYRGRNNMDSVRQYMSSYFISPEGAISCQYDKV, encoded by the coding sequence ATGGGAGCTTCTACAATACGAGATATAACTAAATCTACATGTGAGCAAATATGGAACATACTTCAACCGTTATTTATGGCAATCAAACAAGAAGATGACTGGATTAAAATTGCTGACCAATTTTATACTCGCACAAACTTTCCCAATATCATTGGAGCGATAGATGGCAAGCATATTAGGATGATACAACCAGAACATTCCGgaacatcatattttaattacaaaaaattctTCTCTTGCGTTTTAATGGCTTGGACAGATGcagattataaatttgtttacataGATGTTGGTTCTTATGGAACAGCTAGTGattcagaaatatttaaaacatctgAAATGGGAAAACGGCTTTCTGAAAACCAGCTTAATATTCCCTCCGGGAGGCATTTGCCAAATGATGATGACGGAAATGTCATTCCATTCTCTGTCGTTGGTGATAAAGCGTTTGGACTTGGAAATCACATTTTAAGACCTTATgcaaaaagaaatttaaactataccaagcgaatttttaactatagacATACAAGAGCTCGTCGTGTGGTTGAGTGTACATTTGGGATTCTTGCAAACAAATGGCGTATATTTCACCGCCCAATTGATGTGAATATCGATTTTTGTGTTCGTATTATAAAAGCCTGCTGTGTTCTTCATAATTATGTACGTATCAAAGATGGAGTAAAATTTACAGATACTCTCTACAATTGTCCCATGGATAACTTATcgataattaatgaaaactaCCGTGGGAGAAATAATATGGACAGTGTGCGACAGTACAtgtcttcatattttatttctccAGAAGGCGCTATTTCATGTCAATATGACAAAGTGTAA
- the LOC132953804 gene encoding putative nuclease HARBI1, whose protein sequence is MNDLVVESCAVLSSFFATILAKKMERLQDTISRKRTKRRFWVREWIQRRNMLGASNLKSNTNMRQAISAKTKLEVTLRYLATGDSFKSLEFLFRVPKNTISKFIPETCEAIYNELAEFIQVPATSDEWKNIEYGFRTRWNFPGCVGALDGKHVVIRAPPGSGSDYFNYKNSYGIVLMALVDSDYCFLYVDVGAKGRGSDGGIFQNSSLYNALETNSLAIPNNFVILADDAFPLKKYIMKPYVRRNLTPPERIYNYRLSRARRVVENAFGILASKFRLFEKPISLKLETLDKVVLACCAIHNRLLKKQTLGM, encoded by the exons ATGAATGATCTGGTTGTTGAAAGTTGTGCTGTTTTAAGTTCGTTTTTTGCTACTATCTTGGCAAAAAAGATGGAGCGCTTACAGGACACAATATCAAGAAAACGAACAAAAAGACGTTTTTGGGTTAGAGAATGGATACAGCGAAGAAATATGTTAGGAGCGTCAAACTTG AAATCTAACACTAACATGAGACAAGCAATTAgtgcaaaaacaaaattagagGTGACGTTACGGTATTTAGCTACAGGTGATTCCTTCAAAAGTTTAGAATTTTTGTTCCGTGTTCCAAAaaacacaataagtaaatttattcCAGAAACCTGTGAAGCAATATACAATGAACTAGCAGAATTTATACAA GTCCCTGCAACATCAGATGAGTGGAAAAACATTGAATATGGTTTTAGAACGCGATGGAATTTTCCTGGTTGTGTAGGGGCTCTAGATGGTAAACATGTTGTCATACGAGCTCCTCCCGGAAGTGGTtcagattattttaattataaaaacagttaTGGTATTGTGTTAATGGCCTTAGTGGATTccgattattgttttttatatgttGATGTTGGAGCGAAAGGAAGAGGATCAGATGGaggaatttttcaaaatagcTCTTTGTACAACGCTTTAGAAACAAACTCACTAGCCATACCAAACAATTTCGTTATTTTGGCTGATGATGCATTTCcgttaaaaaagtatataatgaaACCCTACGTTCGACGAAATTTAACCCCTCCAGAAAGGATTTACAACTATCGATTGTCAAGAGCAAGACGTGTAGTGGAAAATGCCTTTGGAATACTCGCGAGTAAATTTAGATTGTTTGAAAAaccaatttcattaaaattagaaaCGTTAGACAAAGTTGTCCT